From a region of the Solanum stenotomum isolate F172 chromosome 2, ASM1918654v1, whole genome shotgun sequence genome:
- the LOC125855773 gene encoding uncharacterized protein LOC125855773, with amino-acid sequence MAFKDIAEAKNFCKLYALAKKVELVVLKSDKKRSRYTCAADGCPFLLLISGDLTTPGVSVKTLVDHIECGISYDNSLVDYSTIALYFKNKLQSDPKYKVKEMKADLHRVFELNVSEAKCNKAKKGDTGEFRRMYICFKAMKLGFKSGLRPLIWLDGTFLKGKTKGLVLCAVGQDSINSFYPLTWAVVDKETKRTWTWFMQHLQHSLELQNGEGLTFISNMQKGLLEAVRTILPEAHQRYCAKHIEANWCKRWGKGELKKLLWWAAWSSFTEEFEDQLQEIKEVNGEAGQDLIDKYPPKAWCIAYLDTVCKNQVVDNNFTESFNAWILEARYKPIIEMLEDIRVKIMERLAAKEVVVRKWKDDGFSPKSELLFIEYLKISKVCKVSGNGDNGYEVTEGTDRHIVNLREKKCTCRTWDLTGIPCPHAIKAMEHKKMIPMKEIHWYYSKEAALADYKHKLQHVRGEPFWKCDPLHAIEPPELVKLVGRPKLMREREKDEAIKRQGVWKQTRKGKVMTCSNCGEQNHNARGCEKEKQGKQLTKKQGKQLAKQGKESGRGKKRQLRRGLVDEDEASEEDINCTAPQPTQESQFGYVSSSNYFPVAEDDDEDPRLRPRTISEEAFLTRLKKKHNPQESIGSRVIGFRGDKFGVSEPTNLPIEPTGLTWNGQSAVTTNQLQKLRPRMG; translated from the exons ATGGCCTTCAAGGACATAGCTGAAGCAAAAAATTTTTGTAAACTTTATGCTCTAGCTAAGAAGGTAGAACTAGTTGTGTTGAAGAGTGATAAAAAAAGATCGAGATATACATGTGCTGCTGATGGCTGTCCATTTTTACTTCTTATTTCTGGGGATTTGACCACTCCCGGAGTTAGTGTCAAAACACTTGTAGATCATATAGAGTGTGGAATATCATATGATAACTCTTTAGTAGATTACTCAACAATAGCCTTGTATTTCAAGAACAAATTGCAAAGTGACCCCAAGTACAAAGTCAAAGAAATGAAGGCTGATTTACATAGAGTTTTTGAGCTAAATGTAAGTGAAGCAAAGTGCAACAAAGCCAAAAAAGGAGATACTGGAGAGTTTAGAAG GATGTATATCTGCTTCAAGGCAATGAAGTTGGGTTTTAAATCTGGGTTAAGACCACTTATTTGGTTAGATGGTACATTCCTTAAAGGAAAAACTAAGGGACTAGTATTGTGTGCTGTTGGTCAAGACAGTATTAACTCTTTCTACCCTCTAACTTGGGCTGTGGTAGATAAAGAGACTAAGAGGACTTGGACATGGTTTATGCAACATTTGCAACATTCACTTGAACTTCAAAATGGTGAAGGACTGACATTCATATCAAATATGCAGAAG GGGCTGCTTGAAGCAGTAAGGACAATCTTACCTGAAGCACATCAGAGATATTGTGCAAAGCATATTGAGGCAAATTGGTGCAAAAGATGGGGTAAAGGTGAGCTGAAAAAGTTGCTATGGTGGGCTGCATGGTCATCATTTACAGAGGAGTTTGAGGACCAACTTCAAGAGATCAAGGAAGTTAATGGAGAGGCTGGACAAGATTTAATAGACAAGTATCCTCCCAAAGCATGGTGCATAGCCTATTTAGATACAGTGTGCAAAAATCAGGTTGTTGACAATAACTTTACTGAATCATTCAATGCCTGGATACTTGAAGCAAGGTACAAGCCAATTATTGAAATGTTGGAAGACATCAGGGTCAAAATAATGGAGAGGTTGGCAGCAAAAGAGGTTGTTGTGAGAAAGTGGAAAGATGATGGATTTAGTCCCAAAAGTGAATTGTTGTTTATTGagtatttgaagatttccaaGGTTTGTAAGGTGAGTGGCAATGGGGATAATGGCTATGAGGTTACTGAAGGTACAGATAGACACATTGTCAActtaagagagaaaaaatgCACATGCAGAACATGGGATTTGACTGGAATTCCATGTCCACATGCAATTAAGGCCATGGAGCACAAGAAAATGATACCAATGAAAGAAATTCATTGGTATTATAGTAAGGAGGCAGCATTGGCAGATTACAAACACAAGTTACAACATGTTAGGGGAGAACCATTCTGGAAATGTGATCCTTTACATGCCATTGAACCACCTGAATTGGTCAAGCTTGTTGGTAGACCTAAGCTTATGAGGGAAAGAGAAAAAGATGAAGCTATTAAGAGGCAAGGAGTATGGAAgcaaacaagaaaaggaaaagtgaTGACATGTAGTAATTGTGGAGAGCAAAATCATAATGCAAGAGGATGTGAAAAG GAAAAACAGGGGAAACAACTTACTAAGAAGCAGGGGAAACAACTTGCTAAGCAAGGAAAAGAATCTGGCAGGGGAAAAAAGAGGCAGCTTAGGAGAGGTTTAGTTGATGAAGATGAAGCTTCTGAGGAAGACATCAACTGCACAGCCCCACAACCAACACAAGAAAGTCAGTTTGGATATGTTTCTTCTAGCAACTATTTTCCAGTAGCtgaggatgatgatgaagacCCTAGGCTAAGGCCAAGAACAATCTCAGAAGAAGCTTTTCTAACaaggttgaaaaaaaaacataacccACAAGAATCAATTGGAAGTAGAGTAATAGGCTTCAGAGGTGACAAATTTGGTGTTAGTGAACCTACAAATCTTCCCATAGAACCAACTGGCTTAACTTGGAATGGACAGAGTGCAGTTACTACAAACCAGCTACAAAAGTTGAGGCCAAGAATGGGATGA